Proteins from one Phoenix dactylifera cultivar Barhee BC4 unplaced genomic scaffold, palm_55x_up_171113_PBpolish2nd_filt_p 000254F, whole genome shotgun sequence genomic window:
- the LOC120105294 gene encoding uncharacterized protein LOC120105294 encodes MNLGETIKEGNDASLQDRAKTMIFLRHHLHESLKAEYLTVKDPYVLWTNLKERYDHQKYTILPKAHYEWIHLQLQDFKTVSEYNSAVFRITSQLKLCGEKITEQDMLEKTYSTFHASNVLLQQQYRERGFKRYSELISCLLVAEQNNELLMKNHQSRPTGSDPFPEVNAASSVHHRHDRGHSHGRGRGRSRGRGRNKHWYRGGYHGINFKKSANKEEKPQNSSKNKESDCYRCGMKGHWSRTCRTAKHLVDLYQASLKGKGNDVETNFVEDQDPLNITNLDVSNFFENDDGKFEHLSGDGNVLYD; translated from the coding sequence ATGAATCTTGGAGAAACTATAAAAGAAGGAAATGACGCATCCTTGCAGGATCGCGCCAAAACAATGATCTTCCTTCGCCACCATCTCCATGAAAGCTTGAAAGCCGAATATCTTACAGTGAAAGATCCATATGTCCTTTGGACAAATTTGAAAGAGAGATATGATCATCAGAAATATACGATCCTTCCAAAAGCCCACTACGAATGGATTCACCTACAGCTGCAGGATTTTAAAACTGTAAGCGAGTATAATTCCGCAGTATTCAGAATTACCTCTCAGTTAAAATTATGCGGAGAAAAAATTACTGAACAGGATATGTTAGAAAAAACATATTCTACTTTTCATGCCTCGAATGTGCTCCTGCAGCAGCAGTATCGAGAGCGGGGTTTTAAAAGATATTCTGAGCTGATATCATGCCTACTTGTTGCTGAGCAAAATAATGAACTTTtgatgaaaaatcatcaatcacGACCAACTGGTTCAGATCCATTCCCTGAAGTGAATGCTGCATCATCTGTTCATCATAGACATGACCGTGGTCATAGTCATGGACGTGGCCGTGGACGTAGTCGTGGCCGTGGTCGTAATAAGCATTGGTATCGTGGAGGCTACCATGGCATAAACTTTAAGAAATCAGCAAACAAGGAGGAGAAACCACAGAACTCctctaaaaataaagaaagtgaTTGCTATCGATGTGGCATGAAAGGACATTGGTCACGTACCTGCCGTACGGCCAAACACCTTGTTGATCTTTACCAAGCTTCACTTAAAGGAAAAGGGAATGATGTAGAAACAAATTTTGTTGAAGATCAAGATCCACTGAACATCACCAATTTAGATGTCTCCAATTTTTTTGAGAATGATGATGGAAAGTTTGAACATCTGAGTGGTGATGGAAATGTTCTATATGATTAA
- the LOC120105299 gene encoding LOW QUALITY PROTEIN: protein MCM10 homolog (The sequence of the model RefSeq protein was modified relative to this genomic sequence to represent the inferred CDS: deleted 1 base in 1 codon), which produces MAAHGEDLDLLLSLREERVLETPPVSPSSHRSHLPGYISDDGSAKRSQSTDMSVFRDAVKDYLDAEPTRTAATVPSKSNKRRSSNEVEVEKFSGLRIRNSLVSSVEISNRFSDIRFVRLPAIRNLLVGDTLSGCWVTVGVLTEKGAPKTSSVGKSYSIWKMGCLDESDVSVFLFGDAYSKSCNEPVGSVFALFNSAVRKDAKGFSLSVYSAGQMLKLGTSADYGVCKGKRKDGMACTMIINRRQGVYCKFHTAKASQKYSTMRSELKGGNLNSAFKLQSEGIYMVDPLADRSNLRKPSQPVKVMSVDGLKKALSNADKVTTNSQSQGIRFLTQVTANMESKITNKGSSKLNQIKGSSDKRSSLAMKTTSKVVGKGEQLDAKRKKTHHASVNMIELDIVSSDDES; this is translated from the exons ATGGCCGCCCACGGAGAAGACCTCGACCTCCTTCTCTCCCTTCGAGAAGAGAGGGTTTTGGAGACTCCGCCCGTTTCCCCTTCGTCCCATCGTTCCCATTTGCCAG GCTACATATCAGACGATGGTTCT GCCAAGAGGTCTCAATCCACCGACATGTCTGTATTCCGAGATGCTGTCAAAGATTACCTCGACGCTGAGCCCACCCGCACTGCTGCGACTGTTCCATCCAAGTCAAACAAGCGGAGGAGCTCCAACGAAGTGGAGGTCGAGAAGTTTTCAGGTCTACGAATCAG AAATTCATTGGTATCCTCCGTGGAGATTAGCAACCGCTTCTCAGACATCCGATTTGTTCGGCTGCCAGCCATCAG GAATTTGTTGGTGGGCGATACTCTTTCTGGTTGCTGGGTGACGGTTGGGGTCTTAACCGAAAAGGGTGCTCCTAAAACAAGCTCGGTTGGGAAGAGCTACAGCATTTGGAAAATGGGCTGTCTGGATGAATCGGATGTCTCTGTTTTCTTGTTTGGTGATGCCTACTCCAAGAGCTGTAACGAGCCCGTAGGTTCAGTATTTGCGTTATTCAATTCTGCAGTACGGAAAGAT GCAAAAGGGTTCTCTTTGAGTGTCTATTCAGCTGGGCAGATGCTGAAGCTGGGGACTTCTGCTGATTATGGTGTCTGCAAAGGCAAAAGAAAGGATGGGATGGCATGCACGATGATCATAAACAG ACGTCAAGGAGTATATTGCAAATTCCACACAGCA AAAGCTTCCCAGAAGTATTCTACCATGCGCTCTGAGCTGAAGGGTGG GAACTTGAATTCTGCATTTAAGCTCCAGTCAGAGGGAATTTACATGGTTGATCCTCTAGCTGACAGATCAAATTTGAGGAAACCTTCACAGCCAGTGAAAGTAATGTCTGTGGATGGTCTTAAGAAGGCTTTAAG TAATGCAGATAAGGTGACCACTAATAGCCAATCACAGGGAATAAGATTCCTTACACAAGTTACAG CTAATATGGAATCCAAGATAACAAATAAAGGATCTTCAAAGCTGAACCAAATCAAGGGCAGCTCAGACAAAAG GTCATCGTTAGCCATGAAAACGACATCCAAAGTAGTCGGAAAAGGTGAACAGCTAGatgctaaaagaaagaaaactcatCATGCTTCTGTGAACATGATAGAGCTTGACATTGTTAGTTCGGATGACGAAAGTTGA
- the LOC103719241 gene encoding 1-Cys peroxiredoxin-like, with translation MPGLTIGDTIPDLLVDSTHGPIQIHDFIGDGWAVIFSHPADFTPVCTTELGKIALYAEEFEKRGVKLLGVSCDDVVSHVEWIKDIEAYTPGCNVRYPIVADPNREVIRQLNMVDPDQKDSSGLELPSRALHVIGPDKKIKLSILYPATTGRNMDEVVRVVESLQKAAKLKIATPVNWKPGEKVVISPSVSNEEAKKMFPQGYETVDLPSKKEYLRFTNI, from the exons ATGCCGGGCCTCACGATTGGCGACACGATCCCTGACCTTCTGGTGGACTCCACCCACGGACCAATCCAAATCCACGACTTCATCGGTGATGGATGGGCCGTGATCTTCTCCCACCCTG CTGACTTCACTCCAGTGTGCACCACGGAGCTGGGGAAGATTGCATTGTATGCTGAGGAGTTCGAGAAGCGAGGGGTGAAGCTGCTAGGAGTGTCATGTGATGATGTGGTGTCGCACGTGGAATGGATTAAAGACATCGAGGCTTACACG CCCGGGTGCAATGTGAGATATCCAATAGTGGCAGACCCTAATAGAGAGGTGATCAGGCAACTCAACATGGTGGACCCAGATCAAAAGGACTCCTCCGGACTCGAGCTCCCATCAAGAGCCCTCCATGTGATAGGCCCAGACAAGAAGATTAAGTTGAGCATCCTCTACCCTGCAACAACTGGGAGAAACATGGATGAGGTTGTGAGGGTTGTGGAGTCTCTTCAAAAGGCAGCAAAGCTCAAGATCGCAACTCCAGTGAACTGGAAGCCTGGAGAAAAGGTGGTCATTTCACCAAGCGTTTCCAACGAAGAAGCGAAGAAAATGTTCCCACAAGGATACGAGACTGTTGATCTCCCGTCGAAGAAGGAGTACCTCCGCTTCACCAACATTTGA